One genomic segment of Mangifera indica cultivar Alphonso chromosome 6, CATAS_Mindica_2.1, whole genome shotgun sequence includes these proteins:
- the LOC123217980 gene encoding oil body-associated protein 2A-like: MASSDKSPEPTPPYGDKQPPGAPMTVHQHLLDKGAQMMQSLKPIKQMNQHVCTFAMYSHDLSRQIETHHYVTRLSQDFLQCAVYDGDDSTGRLIGVEYIVSHKIFEGLPKEEQKLWHSHAYEIKSGLWVNPRVPEMIMKPELENLTKTYGKFWCTWQVDRGDGLPLGAPALMMSPQGVKMGTVKPELVQIRDGKYNISTEAIKTTRVDIEEPERTNPQADYWKLHGKGFAIDIEKTQMKTTAPYP; encoded by the exons ATGGCTTCCAGTGACAAATCTCCGGAACCAACACCTCCCTACGGAGATAAACAGCCACCGGGTGCGCCGATGACGGTACATCAGCACTTGCTTGACAAAGGCGCTCAGATGATGCAGTCTTTGAAGCCCATAAAGCAGATGAACCAACATGTGTGCACCTTTGCTATGTATAGCCACGATTTATCTCGCCAGATTGAGACTCACCACTATGTCACCAGACTCAGCCAGGACTTCCTCCAGTGCGCCGTTTATGACGGCGATGATTCCACCGGCCGACTCATTG GAGTGGAATACATAGTTTCACATAAGATCTTTGAAGGTTTGCCAAAAGAAGAGCAGAAGCTTTGGCACTCTCATGCTTACGAG ATCAAATCAGGCCTCTGGGTTAATCCTCGAGTCCCAGAAATGATAATGAAACCAGAGCTGGAAAATCTGACCAAAACTTATGGCAAGTTTTGGTGCACATGGCAGGTGGATAGAG GCGATGGGCTGCCACTGGGAGCGCCAGCGCTGATGATGTCTCCGCAAGGAGTGAAGATGGGGACGGTGAAGCCAGAGCTGGTGCAGATAAGGGACGGCAAATACAACATATCAACCGAAGCAATAAAGACTACAAGGGTGGATATTGAAGAGCCAGAGCGGACCAACCCGCAGGCTGACTACTGGAAGCTGCATGGCAAGGGGTTTGCCATCGATATTGAGAAAACTCAGATGAAAACGACGGCTCCCTACCCATAA
- the LOC123217981 gene encoding cyclic phosphodiesterase-like isoform X1 yields MFRDLFFIRFLAFLGVVGFSLLVFLITMDVPATTVTTDGAQKNDYSVWAVPPEDVIPRIKKLMEGLRSEFGGPQFEPHMTVVGLVSLTQVDALAKFKAACDGLKAYNCSVDSVATGTFFYQCVYLLIHPTTEVVEASAKSCSIFGFKSATPYMPHISLLYGDLTDEEKKKAQERAYSLDESIGQLSFPVTRLQLWKTPTSDNTLTSWEKIAEYNLSPN; encoded by the exons ATGTTCAGAGATCTGTTCTTCATTAGATTCCTAGCATTCCTTGGCGTCGTCGGCTTCTCTCTTCTTGTTTTCTTGATAACCATGGATGTTCCCGCAACTACAGTCACAACAGACGGTGCTCAAAAGAATGATTATTCGGTGTGGGCAGTTCCACCGGAAGATGTGATACCGAGAATCAAGAAGTTGATGGAGGGTCTACGATCAGAGTTCGGCGGGCCCCAGTTCGAGCCGCATATGACTGTCGTTGGGTTGGTCAGTTTGACGCAGGTTGATGCGTTGGCCAAGTTCAAAGCTGCGTGTGATGGGCTCAAGGCTTATAATTGTAGTGTGGATAGTGTGGCTACTGGGACTTTCTTTTACCAGTGTGTTTATTTGCTGATTCATCCAACAACTGAG GTGGTGGAAGCTAGTGCAAAGTCCTGTAGCATTTTTGGGTTCAAATCGGCAACAC CTTATATGCCACATATAAGCCTGCTTTATGGGGACCTGAcagatgaagagaagaaaaaggctCAAGAAAGAGCTTACTCTCTTGATGAGAGCATTGGGCAACTAAGCTTCCCGGTTACTCGCCTTCAGCTGTGGAAAACACCCACTTCGGATAACACTCTCACATCTTGGGAGAAGATTGCTGAGTACAATCTCAGCCCCaattaa
- the LOC123219315 gene encoding MACPF domain-containing protein CAD1 produces MEDQIVTTLCNSIQALGRGFDVTSDIRLLYCKGTPGSRLVVLDEDHARDLHVSDSVVVPDVSFDIDCSRGKRSVERVPVCSFHEMAGYFNKKSGISGHIPLGSFNAMFNFTGSWQVDAAATKSLAMVGKFIPLYKVKLARLNLDLREEIRRAVPYSWDPSSLASFIENYGTHIVTSVTIGGRDVVYIRQHQLSLLSVMDIEDYVKEIGDQRFLDSSSHLNAGPLKYKDKDVTVIFRRRGGDDLEQSHGKWAETVQSAPDVINMTFIPIISLLEGVPGLKHLARAIDLYLEYKPPIEDLQYFLDFQIARVWAPEHSNIQRKEPVCPSLQFSLMGPKLYISPDQVTVGRKPVTGLKLGLEGSKQNRLEIHLQHLVSLPKILQPHWDAHVAIGAPRWQGPEEQDSRWFEPIKWKNFSHVSTAPIEYTDTCIGDLSGVHIVTGAQLGVWDFGAKNVLYLKLLFSKVPGCTIRRSVWDHSPSIPPNAQKPGSASSSIAIERTSDDKKEDSSTHLGKLAKIVDLTEMLKGPQDLPGHWLVTGAKLGVDKGKIVLRVKYSLLNY; encoded by the exons ATGGAAGATCAAATTGTTACTACTCTCTGCAACTCAATCCAAGCTCTGGGTCGTGGCTTTGATGTTACATCTGATATTAGGCTTCTTTACTGCAAGGGGACTCCTGGGTCCAGGCTTGTTGTCTTAGATGAAGATCATGCTAGAGATCTTCATGTGTCTGATTCTGTCGTGGTGCCTGATGTCTCTTTTGATATTGATTGCTCTAGAGGCAAGAGAAGCGTTGAGAGAGTTCCTGTTTGTAGTTTTCATGAG ATGGCAGGATACTTCAATAAAAAATCTGGTATTTCAGGACACATTCCGCTTGGAAGTTTTAATGCTATGTTCAATTTCACGGGTTCTTGGCAAGTGGATGCGGCGGCTACAAAATCCCTTGCAATGGTTGGAAAATTCATTCCTCTCTACAAAGTTAAGTTAGCAAGGCTAAATTTAGATCTCCGTGAAGAAATCAGGCGTGCTGTTCCTTATTCTTGGGATCCTTCATCCTTGGCAAG CTTTATTGAGAATTACGGTACCCATATTGTTACTTCTGTAACAATTGGTGGAAGAGATGTAGTTTATATCAGGCAACACCAGTTGTCGCTTTTGTCAGTGATGGATATTGAGGACTATGTGAAAGAAATTGGGGATCAGAGGTTTCTGGACTCAAGTAGCCACTTAAATGCTGGCCCCTTAAAATACAAGGACAAG GATGTTACAGTCATTTTTAGGAGGAGAGGAGGTGATGATCTGGAGCAGAGTCATGGCAAATGGGCTGAGACTGTACAATCAGCACCTGATGTGATTAACATGACATTTATACCCATCATTTCACTGCTTGAAGGAGTTCCTGGTTTAAAGCATTTGGCCCGTGCGATCGACTTATACTTGGAGT ACAAACCACCTATTGAGGATTTGCAGTATTTCTTGGATTTTCAAATTGCTCGAGTTTGGGCTCCAGAACATAGTAATATTCAAAGGAAGGAGCCTGTGTGTCCTTCCCTCCAATTCAGCTTAATGGGTCCTAAACTTTATATCAGCCCAGACCAG GTAACAGTTGGCCGTAAACCAGTCACCGGACTTAAACTTGGCCTGGAGGGCAGCAAGCAAAACAGACTTGAAATTCATTTGCAGCATCTAGTGTCCCTTCCAAAAATCCTTCAACCACATTGGGATGCCCACGTCGCTATAGGTGCACCGAGGTGGCAAGGTCCTGAGGAGCAAGACAGCCGCTGGTTTGAGCCCATTAAGTGGAAGAATTTCTCCCATGTAAGCACTGCACCAATAGAGTATACCGACACTTGCATTGGAGACCTCTCTGGTGTTCACATCGTCACAGGGGCTCAGCTTGGTGTTTGGGATTTCGGTGCCAAAAATGTATTATACCTCAAGCTCCTCTTCTCCAAAGTACCTGGATGTACAATAAGGCGTTCTGTATGGGATCACAGCCCCTCCATCCCTCCAAATGCACAGAAGCCTGGTAGCGCTTCTTCGTCAATTGCAATTGAAAGAACCTCTGATGATAAGAAGGAAGATAGTTCAACCCACCTTGGTAAATTGGCAAAAATTGTTGACTTGACTGAAATGTTGAAGGGACCCCAAGATTTACCAGGCCATTGGTTGGTCACAGGAGCTAAGCTTGGAGTGGATAAGGGAAAGATTGTACTGCGTGTAAAGTACTCCTTACTGAattattga
- the LOC123217981 gene encoding cyclic phosphodiesterase-like isoform X2: protein MDVPATTVTTDGAQKNDYSVWAVPPEDVIPRIKKLMEGLRSEFGGPQFEPHMTVVGLVSLTQVDALAKFKAACDGLKAYNCSVDSVATGTFFYQCVYLLIHPTTEVVEASAKSCSIFGFKSATPYMPHISLLYGDLTDEEKKKAQERAYSLDESIGQLSFPVTRLQLWKTPTSDNTLTSWEKIAEYNLSPN from the exons ATGGATGTTCCCGCAACTACAGTCACAACAGACGGTGCTCAAAAGAATGATTATTCGGTGTGGGCAGTTCCACCGGAAGATGTGATACCGAGAATCAAGAAGTTGATGGAGGGTCTACGATCAGAGTTCGGCGGGCCCCAGTTCGAGCCGCATATGACTGTCGTTGGGTTGGTCAGTTTGACGCAGGTTGATGCGTTGGCCAAGTTCAAAGCTGCGTGTGATGGGCTCAAGGCTTATAATTGTAGTGTGGATAGTGTGGCTACTGGGACTTTCTTTTACCAGTGTGTTTATTTGCTGATTCATCCAACAACTGAG GTGGTGGAAGCTAGTGCAAAGTCCTGTAGCATTTTTGGGTTCAAATCGGCAACAC CTTATATGCCACATATAAGCCTGCTTTATGGGGACCTGAcagatgaagagaagaaaaaggctCAAGAAAGAGCTTACTCTCTTGATGAGAGCATTGGGCAACTAAGCTTCCCGGTTACTCGCCTTCAGCTGTGGAAAACACCCACTTCGGATAACACTCTCACATCTTGGGAGAAGATTGCTGAGTACAATCTCAGCCCCaattaa
- the LOC123218866 gene encoding protein NRT1/ PTR FAMILY 4.5-like, whose amino-acid sequence MVPSDSQFMFETPEHIEGKVDWKGRQAVKSNHGGKKTSLLILASFGFEQMATFALAVNFVTYFNGILHMELADAANQVTNFMGSSYILSILVAFLADTYIGRYKAVLISGSVEFLGLALLTIQAHYPNLRPPPCNVFDPTSHCEKIEGGKAALLFVAIYLIAAGTAGIKAALPSHGADQFDEKDPQEARNMSSFFNGLLLALCLGGAVSSTLIVWIQDNKGWDGGFGLCTIAILLSVIIFGAGLPLYRIQIAQGTSAIIEIVQVYVAAFRNRNLQLPEDPIELYELKDKEAAVETEFLPHRDIFRCLDRAAIQTEPEGNTEAPNPWKLCRVTQVENAKILLSMVPIFCCTIIMTLCLAQLQTFSIQQGSTMDTSITKSFNMPPASLLIIPVVFLIIIIPVYDRIVVPFARKITGHPTGITRLQRVGVGLVLSCVSMAMAAIIEVKRKSVAQDHDMLDAIPVLQPLPISVFWLSIQYFIFGIADMFTYVGLLEFFYSEAPTALKSISTCFLWTSMALGYYFSTILINIVNGATKDITRSGGWLAGNNLNRNHLNLFYWLLSILSFINFLVYLFVARRYKYRPQISSPHLEQ is encoded by the exons ATGGTACCTTCTGATTCTCAATTTATGTTT GAGACACCTGAGCATATTGAAGGAAAAGTGGACTGGAAAGGAAGACAAGCTGTTAAGTCTAACCATGGGGGAAAAAAGACTTCTTTGCTCATACTAG CTTCGTTTGGTTTCGAACAAATGGCAACTTTTGCACTGGCTGTGAACTTTGTGACATATTTCAATGGGATTTTGCATATGGAACTAGCTGATGCAGCTAACCAAGTGACAAACTTTATGGGCTCTAGTTACATCCTCTCCATTCTGGTGGCTTTCCTTGCAGACACTTACATCGGAAGATATAAAGCTGTGCTAATTTCAGGAAGTGTTGAGTTTCTG GGACTGGCATTACTAACAATACAGGCGCATTACCCCAATCTTAGGCCACCTCCTTGCAATGTCTTCGATCCAACGTCTCATTGCGAGAAAATTGAAGGTGGTAAAGCTGCACTTCTCTTTGTTGCAATCTACTTGATAGCTGCTGGGACAGCAGGAATCAAAGCTGCACTGCCCTCTCACGGTGCTGATCAATTTGATGAGAAAGACCCACAAGAGGCTAGGAATATGTCCAGCTTCTTCAATGGCCTCTTGCTAGCCCTATGCCTTGGTGGTGCAGTTAGTTCAACTCTCATTGTGTGGATCCAAGACAACAAAGGATGGGATGGGGGATTTGGTCTCTGTACTATAGCTATATTACTGTCTGTGATCATTTTTGGAGCTGGATTGCCATTATACCGAATCCAAATTGCTCAAGGGACTAGTGCCATCATCGAAATTGTGCAG GTATATGTTGCAGCCTTCCGTAATAGGAATCTTCAACTTCCTGAAGATCCTATAGAGCTTTATGAGCTTAAGGACAAAGAAGCTGCCGTAGAAACAGAATTTCTACCTCATAGAGATATTTTCAG GTGCCTGGACAGAGCAGCAATCCAGACAGAACCTGAAGGAAATACAGAAGCTCCAAATCCATGGAAACTTTGCAGGGTAACACAAGTAGAAAATGCAAAAATCCTACTAAGTATGGTTCCAATATTTTGTTGCACCATTATTATGACGCTCTGTCTAGCTCAACTTCAAACTTTCTCCATCCAACAAGGCTCCACAATGGACACAAGCATCACTAAATCTTTCAACATGCCACCAGCTTCACTGCTCATCATCCCAGTTGTATTCTTGATCATTATAATACCTGTATATGATCGGATAGTTGTGCCCTTTGCAAGGAAAATCACAGGCCACCCAACAGGCATAACACGTTTGCAACGAGTAGGCGTTGGCCTTGTTCTTTCCTGTGTGTCCATGGCCATGGCCGCAATAATAGAAGTGAAGCGCAAAAGCGTGGCACAAGACCACGATATGCTTGATGCCATCCCTGTGCTGCAGCCATTGCCTATAAGCGTATTTTGGCTATCAATTCAGTACTTCATATTTGGAATTGCTGACATGTTCACATACGTAGGACTCCTAGAGTTTTTCTATTCAGAGGCACCCACTGCACTTAAATCAATCTCTACGTGCTTTCTTTGGACTTCCATGGCACTTGGCTACTACTTCAGCACCATTTTGATTAACATAGTGAATGGTGCAACCAAGGATATTACTAGAAGTGGAGGGTGGCTAGCGGGCAACAACCTTAACAGGAACCATTTGAACCTCTTCTACTGGCTGCTCTCCATATTGAGCTTCATAAATTTCTTGGTTTACCTGTTTGTTGCTAGAAGATACAAGTACAGACCCCAAATCAGCAGTCCCCACTTGGAACAATGA